DNA from Bacillus sp. Marseille-P3661:
TGTAACTGTCCCAGACAGTAAGGCAATTAGCAAACTGGCCATTACATCAAAAGGATAGTGGTGACCGACATAGATTCGCGATAGCGCAACAAGTAAGGCGAAGATAAAAAGTGCTACTCCAGCTGATTTCTTATAATACCAAACTGCAATAGAGCATGTAAAAACAATAACAGCCTGATCACTTGGAAAAGAAGAGGATATCCCCTTTTCAATAAGCAGGTTTACATCATAATCTACAAATGGTCGATTTTTGTAATAAATGAATGAAATGATCTGGCTTATTCCTAAACTAATAATCATTGATACTAATCCGATTATAGACATTTTTCTTGTTTTTTTTATAAATAGAAAGATGAAGAAAGATCCGAGAAAAACAAATAGCATATAGCTTGATAAAAATATCA
Protein-coding regions in this window:
- a CDS encoding undecaprenyl-diphosphatase → MDYQLFKMINNTAGKNEVIDSIMIFLSSYMLFVFLGSFFIFLFIKKTRKMSIIGLVSMIISLGISQIISFIYYKNRPFVDYDVNLLIEKGISSSFPSDQAVIVFTCSIAVWYYKKSAGVALFIFALLVALSRIYVGHHYPFDVMASLLIALLSGTVTTKLFYWVTSRGKTNTLTQ